taacgcTACTCACTATTGTCTgctgttgctgtgctgcaatttcagtccaaaatgttgcgtAAATGTTTGAAGGTCACTACAGTAGAACAGAACCGATAGCCACTTATAACTctaaaagtgcagttaaagtagcttCTTATGAGCTTTACgagcaaacaaaacacacgCTTTCTTGGaagcatccatgttttttctaTTTGACATATCAAACGTACCGAGGTGGCATGCAGCATAAATTGTCCTGATGGCtgtgtactgtacactacacatgaaagctagctggctaatgctAACAATCACAGGTTTGGAGTGTAATTAGAATATTGCTAATGGAGAAAGTTTCTGCTTGTTACTCAGCTCAAGTTTTCCctgtaaatatttgaaaattaaatatttatttcagtatagTTTAGACTTTAAACAGAACAGAAGGAGGCTGATTAATCAGTGTAACAACCGGACTTACAGTGTGGTGGAGTTTTTGGGGTCAGGGGCAGTCTGGCCCAGGCCTTTAATGCTGTGTTTCCCAGAAGGCAGTTTGTCAGCATCGTAATTAGCATCCAGAAGCTCGTTACAGTTTCCGAGAGCGACCTGAGAGCACAAACACAggtttaatatttcacagggAAAAGTGGAAGCCATATTTCTCCTTTTCACACCAGTTTCTCCTGATGATGATAACAGTGCTCAAACGTTAcctaaagctagctagcattacaaCTGTCACTGACGCACGTTAACTGAACAAAAAGCTAGCTTGCTAATAGCATGCATAAATAAGACGTTAGTGGCTATGTTTATCACAGTACTGTCATTGTCATAGGCTGGAATTCGGTAGTGAGCGACTATCGCTGTTTAAAATCActgtatgaaataaaacatgattaaggtgttttttaaaaaggaagTAACATAAGATGCGCATGCATAGAATGTCACTTAGGTTTCTGTGAGTCACACCTCGCTCAGTAGAAGTAATCCCACGTTGTTCTTCGGACTGGAGAAACAGTAGTTAGCGCTCTTAGACGACATGTCGGCAAAATAAATCCCTTTACCAAActacagagagacaaaaagaccaacaaaactgaaaaataaccAAAACACAGATGTTACATTTCtcggtaacataacaagctgagtttttttttcttattaaattcaagagacagaaaaaaaagagaggctggtgagggaacaactgtttatagctgctataacgtaaatgacaacaggaactcacttgtttcgtggacgttccacaacatcaaatgtataaatggataaaaagtacgatatgtcgttctttaataaaaaaatgtaactgttggtaaattgctgtggaataagaaataaaacacttggggacatgctcttataggaaataatcaacttcagggtggtaacagtaactacaCTTCACACCCGTTCCTCAGTTTTttagtgtgacacacacacagtgtttattacataCTGTGTGACTGATTGATGTATAATTAAAATAGCTTAATATTGTGCTGTTCTATAAtgcattatttcatttacacactcaGTATGTTTCTCACCATGTAGCCTGTGACTGGAGCTTCAGGAGGTGCGACTCGGAGACCCTGACTGAGAATCCCGACCCAGTTAGACAGACGAGAACCATGCCACAGCAACGTCCtgactcacatacacacacacgttacaatGCTTtgtaaactttaaaataataaaagcaatagGAGTGTGAAATGGTTCACAATGCACATGTTACCTGTTGTGCAGGTGAGACAGGAAGTtgtctttctcactgtctcGCTCTACACTGAAGATGTCCAGCACAGTCATGGTGTAATCATTATGAGTGACCGCGTGAGTCGACTGCAGATATTTCACAATCACCTAAAACATTACAGCTCAATTTAACACTCCATAAATACACCAAACAGAGAGAtactgaagagaaaaaaaacacatttccctCCAGAATCTTAATTTCAGCAGGAACTCATTTGCTTTGTGGATAACTGTCTTGTGGATTTGCATAGGCTCTGGAGTGTAACTATGGCAACCAGCCATAAACTAAATGGGACATGCCCACTAGCAaactgggtttaaaaaaaaaaaaaaaaaaaaaaaaaaaagtatacctATAAAGGGTGTGTACCTGGtactcatgtgtgtgtttgtgtgtgcatatacCTGGTActcatgtgtgtttatgtgtgtgtgtatatatacctcGTACtcgtgagtgtatgtgtgtgcgtgtgtacctGGTActcatatgagtgtgtgtgtgtgtgtgtgtatacttggTACtcttttgtgggtgtgtgtgtacctggcactcacgtgtgtgtgcgtacctGGTActcatgtgagtgtgtgtgtacctggtactcgtgtgtgtgtgattcaagAGGCTGGAGGAGACACTTCAGAGACCTATAGTGTTTATCCAGAGGATTTTCATCACTCATTGATTCAGACTGTACCATCTTCACTGCTATCTCTATATCACTCagagcctgagagagagacagagggtgagtgagagagagagagagagagagagagagagagattagtagtgatgagtgtgtgtgcgtgtgtgtgtgtttgcctggtGCGTGatatgtgtgatgtgatgtgtgtttgtgtgatgcttgtgtttctgtgtgtctctacctCAAGCAGAGCGATTTTCTCCTTCAGCTCCTCCTCCGTGCAGATAATGGGAGGAGTTCGCAAACTAGCAAAGAACACAGCAACATTACACAACATACAACCACAAGGTTCTCTCTAGAACATTACTAGAGCATCACTAGAACTTCAACCCAAATCCTAAAGCCACAAAACTAACAAAACTCTTATGTGTACTGttatgtagtgtagtgttgtgtagtgttatTTTGTATAGTGTTGTATAGTGCTTTGTATTGTGTTACCCGAAGTCGTGTGGTATGCGAGTGTAAAACTGATTGCAGGCATCCAGAAGCTCTTTAttgctgcttttctttttcagacacAGTTCAATTCTCTTCAGAGAGGAGTATCCTGCTCGGATCTGCTCCACCGTCAGCTTCCctaacacatgcacacacacccctcacacatttacagtcaggtccataaatatttggacagtgacacaattttcgtaattttgcctctgtacaccaccacaatggatttgaaatgacgCAATCAAGACgtaattgaagtgtagactttcagctttaattcaaggggtttaacaaaaatattgcattaactgtttaggaattacagccatttttccattttcacaggctcaaaagtaattgaacaaactaacaatcataaatattaggattatatttaattcttggctcaactgggttgagatcatGTGACTGACTCGGCAATTTAAGaaaattccatttctttgccttaagaagctcttagGTTGCTTTTGCGGTAccttttgggtcattatccatctgtactgtgaagcactgtcctatcagttttgcagcctTAGAGTGAAATTGAGCagaagtatagctctatacacttcaaaattcatcctgctacttctatcagcaagtcatatcatcaataaacaccagtgacccagttccattggcagccatacatgcccatcccataacacttcctccaccatgtttgacagatgatgtggtatacttcaTTTCAAACCCATTGTGGTGGTGGACGCacacaaaattatgaaaattgggTCACTGTCCACTGTGTGTAGCTGAATGGACCTGACTGAATAATGACTGCTTAAAAGGAAAGTTCAACAGTCTGGTGTACAGTGAGGACGCACATCTGAGTGTCAGAACTTTACATGAGGAGTTagagaggaacacacacacaaacacacacacaaacacacacacacagacacacactgaccgAGAGGAGCTTTTTTAGTGTCGAACTTCATCTCGagcacacactcctccatgGCTTTAATGTCACAGATCAGCTCCATGAGAGCCTGAAGTCTGTCATCTAGCTGTGAGGGTTTCATCTCAGAAGGAGTGGACATCACTGCCATGCTCTCCTCCTGCAGGAAGTACATCAATAATAAGTACAGACTGCAGCACAGACACACCATTTAACTCTCCTgcaaagaaaggaaggaagggcTGTGTTTAAGCTCTGAGTCTTCCCCTAGTGGACAGAGTGTTAACTCCTCAGTGTGTGAACAGAAGCTTTTTTTATGATTTGAATGGTGTTTTAATTGCTACTGTTattacaggtttaaaaaaatgtttaaataaaggtttattaacattgtgtgtttttctcacttTGTCATTCAAGCTGTAGTCCATGAACACCATGTCATATTTTCCAGGAACTTTCTCAAAGTTTGCTCGTTGTGTCCACTCGTTTTTAGTCTTATCAAAGAACCTGAGCAGAAATCATACACAATTACAACCACAAATACCACAACAATTTCTTGATTAAATCCACTACAAGGCCAAAAGTACGTGCACCCTTGACCATCACctccatatgtgcttcttccccaaactgttaccataaagttggaagcacacaaatgtatgaacacaaatccccgcAGTCACAcgccaaaatctagtggaaagccttccagtgaaggggaagtaaatctggaatggggtgttcaacaagcacatatgggtgtgatcgTTATgggtacacatacttttggccatacagtgtacattTAATTGTCTTTAATGATTTGTATTCTAATCTATCAGCtatgttacattttattcacattaataTTTGACCTTCATTTTATCTAAATTTCTGTACACTTTTAATCTGTCTTGTATTAAACAAGTGTTTTAAGGATTTACTTTTTCTTAAAGACATCTTTGGCTTTAGCGAGATCTGCACCACATGACACCAAACTGTTCTGTCCGACTTTTCCCACTGTGGAGAAGGAGAACCAGGAAAACCTGGTTTAGTACATCaacaataaaatcaataataaatactatATGAAGTGAGCTAACATTAGTACTGCTAAGGGCTGAGAGCAAAGCAGGTGACATAGCTTAATGTGAGGTTCTAGAAGTCTGAGCTGATTGATGTACAGTTCTAGAACATCAGCTGGTTACATGGTGGTAGAATCATAACTATATGGTATAAGTAGGCGAGTTCTGTGTGTGAGGTTCTCTTACCTCGCCCCCACCTCATCCACACGCTGTAGACCTGGGCCTGGTCGTCCTGGAGCAGCTGGATTAGGTAGTACTTATTATTGTTAAACTGCAGGTTGGTCTGGTACCCAGTGGATTGTGGCACATGGGATTAAAGAGAACAGGAGATTACTGTCAGTGAGTGAGGAAACATCGCTCTGTGGCATCACTAACATCACTAGAACTGTTTCACTGTCGTGAGGTTAC
This genomic interval from Pangasianodon hypophthalmus isolate fPanHyp1 chromosome 4, fPanHyp1.pri, whole genome shotgun sequence contains the following:
- the parp2 gene encoding poly [ADP-ribose] polymerase 2 isoform X2 translates to MRRTRSSKNKPKVKEEPETEWAWQDDDGQWVLYPSAVCAEINAAFQAGRKCVSLSLCPGYDLDLVKMTQTNTVTKYCRKIHKSVCVDGGEGSSGLRIKEKEEEKPVTKKRRGLKKCEPTEELDSKEVVKMMVMKGKAPVDAECKAKLGKAHVYSEGKDVYDVMLNQTNLQFNNNKYYLIQLLQDDQAQVYSVWMRWGRVGKVGQNSLVSCGADLAKAKDVFKKKFFDKTKNEWTQRANFEKVPGKYDMVFMDYSLNDKEESMAVMSTPSEMKPSQLDDRLQALMELICDIKAMEECVLEMKFDTKKAPLGKLTVEQIRAGYSSLKRIELCLKKKSSNKELLDACNQFYTRIPHDFGLRTPPIICTEEELKEKIALLEALSDIEIAVKMVQSESMSDENPLDKHYRSLKCLLQPLESHTHEYQVIVKYLQSTHAVTHNDYTMTVLDIFSVERDSEKDNFLSHLHNRTLLWHGSRLSNWVGILSQGLRVAPPEAPVTGYMFGKGIYFADMSSKSANYCFSSPKNNVGLLLLSEVALGNCNELLDANYDADKLPSGKHSIKGLGQTAPDPKNSTTLDGVMVPLGPGVRTGVGHSGGYTLLYNEFVVYNPAQIRMKYLLKIQFNYSAMW
- the parp2 gene encoding poly [ADP-ribose] polymerase 2 isoform X3, with the translated sequence MANRAMRRTRSSKNKPKVKEEPETEWAWQDDDGQWVLYPSAVCAEINAAFQAGRKCVSLSLCPGYDLDLVKMTQTNTVTKYCRKIHKSEVVKMMVMKGKAPVDAECKAKLGKAHVYSEGKDVYDVMLNQTNLQFNNNKYYLIQLLQDDQAQVYSVWMRWGRVGKVGQNSLVSCGADLAKAKDVFKKKFFDKTKNEWTQRANFEKVPGKYDMVFMDYSLNDKEESMAVMSTPSEMKPSQLDDRLQALMELICDIKAMEECVLEMKFDTKKAPLGKLTVEQIRAGYSSLKRIELCLKKKSSNKELLDACNQFYTRIPHDFGLRTPPIICTEEELKEKIALLEALSDIEIAVKMVQSESMSDENPLDKHYRSLKCLLQPLESHTHEYQVIVKYLQSTHAVTHNDYTMTVLDIFSVERDSEKDNFLSHLHNRTLLWHGSRLSNWVGILSQGLRVAPPEAPVTGYMFGKGIYFADMSSKSANYCFSSPKNNVGLLLLSEVALGNCNELLDANYDADKLPSGKHSIKGLGQTAPDPKNSTTLDGVMVPLGPGVRTGVGHSGGYTLLYNEFVVYNPAQIRMKYLLKIQFNYSAMW
- the parp2 gene encoding poly [ADP-ribose] polymerase 2 isoform X1, whose amino-acid sequence is MANRAMRRTRSSKNKPKVKEEPETEWAWQDDDGQWVLYPSAVCAEINAAFQAGRKCVSLSLCPGYDLDLVKMTQTNTVTKYCRKIHKSVCVDGGEGSSGLRIKEKEEEKPVTKKRRGLKKCEPTEELDSKEVVKMMVMKGKAPVDAECKAKLGKAHVYSEGKDVYDVMLNQTNLQFNNNKYYLIQLLQDDQAQVYSVWMRWGRVGKVGQNSLVSCGADLAKAKDVFKKKFFDKTKNEWTQRANFEKVPGKYDMVFMDYSLNDKEESMAVMSTPSEMKPSQLDDRLQALMELICDIKAMEECVLEMKFDTKKAPLGKLTVEQIRAGYSSLKRIELCLKKKSSNKELLDACNQFYTRIPHDFGLRTPPIICTEEELKEKIALLEALSDIEIAVKMVQSESMSDENPLDKHYRSLKCLLQPLESHTHEYQVIVKYLQSTHAVTHNDYTMTVLDIFSVERDSEKDNFLSHLHNRTLLWHGSRLSNWVGILSQGLRVAPPEAPVTGYMFGKGIYFADMSSKSANYCFSSPKNNVGLLLLSEVALGNCNELLDANYDADKLPSGKHSIKGLGQTAPDPKNSTTLDGVMVPLGPGVRTGVGHSGGYTLLYNEFVVYNPAQIRMKYLLKIQFNYSAMW